One window from the genome of Dyadobacter sp. CECT 9275 encodes:
- a CDS encoding gluconokinase, with amino-acid sequence MSYIIGCDIGTTNVKTTAFDSETGAILATHSLGYEMDHPRPDWSEQDPDEIFDALCRCVREVSSISYKHGELLGISFSSAMHSVLAIDSSGKKLTNLIIWADNRSSDIADKLRRSAHGLKIYQNNGTPIHAMTPVCKLLWLKKNKPEIYHSTHKFVGIKEYIIYRLTGNFVVDFSIASATGLFNIREKKWDEWTLKHIGLDEHKLSKAVSPYHQEKLENENAFGVPDGTPLIMGASDGCLANLGSGSINASSIAVTIGTSAATRVCAPEPYLDSKMRTFCYILDEETYVIGGASNNGGVIFEWLKNSFFPDAAFEDVFREAEKVKPASDGLLFFPYLLGERAPLWSSTVRGGFSGLDIQHTKSHFARAVMEGILLNLFSVGEILLSKNDVQTIYANGGFANSSLWVQMLADVFGKKVSLNDTVETGTVGAAMMALKALGIRKEFGDMKIFTPVSVLFKPSARANRAYKKAFEKFNSENSAFAAFS; translated from the coding sequence ATGTCCTACATCATCGGTTGTGATATTGGTACTACCAATGTTAAAACAACAGCATTTGACTCGGAGACAGGGGCTATTCTGGCAACACATAGCCTGGGATATGAAATGGACCATCCCCGGCCGGACTGGAGTGAGCAGGATCCGGACGAAATTTTTGATGCACTCTGCCGGTGCGTCAGAGAGGTAAGCAGCATAAGCTACAAACATGGGGAATTGTTGGGGATTTCTTTTAGTTCTGCCATGCACAGCGTGCTGGCGATTGACAGCAGTGGAAAGAAGCTGACCAACCTGATCATCTGGGCCGATAACCGGAGCTCTGATATTGCTGATAAATTGAGACGTTCGGCACACGGGTTAAAAATATACCAGAACAATGGCACGCCTATTCATGCCATGACGCCGGTATGCAAGTTGCTCTGGCTCAAAAAAAACAAACCCGAAATTTACCATTCCACTCATAAGTTTGTGGGAATCAAGGAATATATCATTTACAGGCTGACGGGTAATTTTGTGGTTGATTTTTCAATCGCCTCGGCCACAGGCCTGTTTAATATACGGGAAAAAAAATGGGATGAATGGACCTTGAAACACATAGGCCTGGATGAGCATAAATTATCTAAGGCTGTTTCACCTTATCACCAGGAAAAATTAGAAAATGAAAATGCCTTCGGTGTACCTGATGGTACACCGCTGATCATGGGAGCAAGTGATGGATGTCTGGCTAATTTGGGAAGTGGGTCCATCAATGCGTCTTCCATAGCGGTCACCATCGGTACCAGTGCGGCCACACGTGTATGTGCACCTGAGCCTTACCTGGATAGTAAAATGCGGACCTTTTGCTATATCCTGGACGAAGAGACATACGTAATAGGCGGGGCTTCCAACAACGGCGGCGTCATTTTTGAATGGCTTAAGAATTCCTTTTTCCCTGACGCAGCTTTTGAAGATGTTTTCAGGGAGGCGGAAAAAGTAAAACCTGCATCAGACGGCCTGCTTTTCTTTCCGTACCTGCTGGGAGAACGTGCGCCTTTGTGGAGTTCCACGGTCAGGGGCGGATTTAGCGGACTGGATATTCAGCATACCAAATCCCATTTTGCACGTGCCGTCATGGAAGGTATCCTGCTGAATTTGTTCAGTGTGGGAGAGATTCTGCTTTCGAAGAACGACGTTCAGACCATATATGCCAACGGAGGTTTTGCCAACAGCAGTCTTTGGGTGCAAATGCTGGCGGATGTTTTTGGTAAAAAGGTTTCTCTGAACGATACCGTTGAAACTGGTACTGTAGGAGCGGCTATGATGGCGCTTAAGGCACTGGGTATCAGGAAGGAATTCGGGGACATGAAAATTTTTACGCCGGTAAGTGTTTTGTTTAAGCCATCGGCCAGGGCAAACAGGGCGTACAAAAAGGCATTTGAGAAATTTAATTCGGAGAACAGTGCATTTGCGGCATTTTCATGA
- a CDS encoding metallophosphoesterase family protein yields MARSAEERAGKYLDMGHSEVENHARAQQKVFEKHVGNKENVTRVISEFFKTNLLGFAYHYLRSRFGPRHPYQAYPRNGDSGVYRMQSAQPSSSEVSIALLSDWASDTAESDQVGHLVSSYAPDYTIHMGDIYFVGSPSEVAENFTAPYASWYYGASGSLVLSGNHEMYSNGNAFFTHLLPAMYAKDGDLRKTQQAGFFCLENDYWRIIGLDTGYTSVERPFLEILSPPDCHLRKEQLEWLRDVVKIGDPADKRGIVFLSHHPYFSAFREEYKKPGEQIKALMGDQERVVVWFWGHDHRLVFYHSASNGKGPVAYGRCLGHGGLPVEIRLPSEPGEISKMQLYDRRVRKVVKHHEIGYNGFVMLKLNGPVLTAEYKDLEDTLVAREAWRVDMKNGQINWEMLTFLSELAV; encoded by the coding sequence ATGGCAAGGTCAGCAGAGGAGCGTGCAGGAAAATACCTGGATATGGGACATAGTGAAGTTGAAAACCATGCACGGGCGCAGCAGAAAGTTTTTGAAAAGCATGTCGGAAATAAGGAAAATGTTACCAGGGTTATTTCCGAGTTTTTTAAAACCAACCTGCTTGGTTTTGCCTATCATTATCTCAGAAGCCGCTTCGGACCGCGGCATCCTTACCAGGCCTATCCCCGGAATGGCGACAGCGGAGTTTACCGTATGCAATCTGCTCAGCCGTCTTCTTCAGAAGTAAGTATCGCGCTTCTTTCTGATTGGGCGAGTGACACTGCCGAATCCGATCAGGTGGGGCATTTGGTGAGTAGTTATGCCCCCGATTATACTATTCACATGGGGGATATCTATTTTGTAGGATCTCCGTCTGAAGTAGCTGAAAATTTTACCGCGCCCTATGCCTCCTGGTATTACGGCGCGTCGGGTAGCCTGGTATTGTCGGGAAACCACGAAATGTATTCCAACGGGAACGCGTTCTTTACCCACTTGCTTCCTGCCATGTATGCAAAGGACGGTGATTTGCGGAAAACGCAGCAAGCCGGCTTTTTCTGTCTTGAAAATGACTATTGGCGTATCATTGGGTTGGATACCGGTTATACCTCCGTGGAACGACCGTTTCTGGAAATTCTTTCCCCGCCAGACTGTCACCTTCGGAAGGAGCAGCTGGAATGGCTCCGTGATGTTGTCAAAATAGGAGATCCGGCAGACAAACGCGGGATCGTATTTTTGAGCCATCATCCTTATTTCTCCGCCTTCAGAGAGGAATATAAGAAGCCAGGGGAGCAGATTAAGGCGTTAATGGGAGACCAAGAGCGTGTTGTGGTCTGGTTTTGGGGGCATGATCACCGGCTTGTATTTTATCATTCAGCCAGCAACGGCAAAGGACCCGTGGCCTATGGTCGGTGCCTGGGGCATGGCGGTTTGCCCGTTGAGATACGGTTACCTTCCGAGCCTGGGGAGATATCCAAAATGCAGCTTTATGACCGTAGGGTTAGGAAAGTAGTGAAACATCACGAAATCGGGTATAACGGATTTGTGATGCTGAAGCTAAACGGTCCGGTGCTGACGGCCGAATACAAGGATCTGGAAGATACCCTGGTTGCCAGAGAAGCCTGGAGGGTGGATATGAAAAACGGCCAGATCAATTGGGAAATGTTAACTTTCCTTTCTGAACTCGCCGTCTGA
- a CDS encoding DinB family protein yields the protein MKLLTIICLTLLAVPAAFSQSDVDKQVANWERAKIYTKEYLDTMPEDGYAFKPTAEIRSFAQQMDHLADANYAFASAAAGKKSPMEGSAEKMADQSKAAVSKVVLDSYDYVIAALKGMNDADLGKDIKLFGREMKAGTAFEKAFEHQTHHRGQTTVYIRLKGVKPPQEKLF from the coding sequence ATGAAACTTTTGACGATCATCTGCCTGACGTTGCTGGCCGTACCAGCAGCCTTTTCCCAAAGTGATGTTGACAAGCAGGTTGCCAACTGGGAACGCGCCAAAATTTATACCAAAGAATACCTTGACACGATGCCTGAAGACGGATATGCGTTCAAGCCAACTGCTGAAATCCGTTCGTTTGCACAACAGATGGATCACCTTGCTGACGCCAACTATGCTTTTGCTTCAGCCGCGGCAGGTAAAAAAAGCCCCATGGAAGGCTCTGCCGAAAAAATGGCTGACCAGTCAAAAGCCGCCGTTTCAAAAGTGGTACTGGACAGTTATGATTATGTAATTGCAGCCTTAAAAGGCATGAACGACGCTGACCTGGGGAAAGACATTAAGCTTTTCGGACGGGAAATGAAAGCAGGTACTGCTTTTGAAAAAGCATTTGAACATCAGACCCACCACCGCGGACAGACAACCGTATATATCAGACTCAAAGGTGTGAAACCGCCGCAGGAAAAACTTTTTTAA
- a CDS encoding glycosyltransferase family 2 protein, which yields MIKVSVCVVTYNHEKFVAKMLDSILMQQTTFEFEIIVGDDCSKDNTAGILKEYQQKYPEKIKLLLHPQNMGLNGKYNALSTFAAAQGEYIAQFDGDDYLTSPHKLQKQVEMLDANPQYSASFHNAQAIYDDNSAPPHLVNWLTKPYITVDDLIGEDELCFIATSSLMFRRQDFADNPEPEWTNLSTSGDIPRNLLLASRGPIGYIDEVMSVYRKNRGGASFADNHYSADFLFNRIQMYANINKHFGYKYDDRLRKNIATYYYKLLFSKQYGSTYWPRLKFALKYLRMGQPVGERRKEVIRDFIIPGFLMKAYSFFAISVYQIRSKAQG from the coding sequence ATGATAAAGGTGAGTGTATGTGTGGTTACCTATAATCATGAGAAATTTGTGGCCAAAATGCTGGACTCTATCCTGATGCAGCAAACAACTTTCGAATTTGAAATAATTGTGGGTGATGACTGCTCAAAAGATAATACAGCAGGGATACTGAAGGAATACCAGCAAAAATATCCGGAGAAAATAAAGCTGCTCCTGCATCCTCAGAATATGGGATTGAATGGAAAGTATAATGCACTGTCCACTTTTGCAGCGGCTCAAGGGGAGTATATCGCGCAGTTTGACGGGGATGATTACCTCACCTCCCCGCACAAGCTTCAGAAACAGGTTGAAATGCTGGACGCTAATCCACAGTATTCGGCAAGTTTCCATAATGCGCAGGCCATTTATGACGACAACTCGGCGCCGCCTCATCTGGTTAACTGGCTCACCAAACCCTACATCACGGTGGACGATCTGATTGGAGAAGACGAGCTGTGTTTTATTGCTACTTCCAGTCTGATGTTTCGTAGGCAGGACTTTGCAGATAACCCCGAACCCGAATGGACCAACCTTTCAACAAGTGGCGATATTCCCCGGAATCTTTTACTGGCCAGCAGAGGTCCCATCGGGTACATCGACGAGGTGATGTCGGTTTACCGAAAAAACAGGGGAGGTGCCAGCTTTGCGGACAATCATTACAGTGCTGATTTTTTGTTCAACAGGATTCAGATGTATGCTAATATCAACAAGCATTTTGGATATAAATACGACGATCGGCTTCGGAAAAATATTGCCACCTATTATTACAAGCTCCTGTTTTCTAAACAATACGGCAGTACCTACTGGCCAAGGCTGAAATTTGCGCTCAAATATCTGCGTATGGGGCAGCCGGTAGGAGAAAGAAGAAAAGAGGTCATCAGGGATTTTATTATTCCCGGCTTTCTGATGAAAGCATATAGTTTTTTTGCAATTTCAGTTTACCAGATCCGCTCCAAAGCGCAGGGGTAA
- the pgeF gene encoding peptidoglycan editing factor PgeF, which produces MKQDISSKPSFRSPIVFGPFPGLVAAESTRHGGVSVAPYHSLNLGGATKDTPENVTENNNRFFSALGIPVSSVAKSHQVHGTAILRVEHPGRFEGYDALITDRKNIQLAVTIADCTPVLIYDPVRKAMAAIHAGWRGTVGEIVKKTVLTMQQTYGCEPADCYAYIGTCIDACSFEVGDEVAEQFDPLHKKRNDEKGKFFVDLKAANRQQLLDTGLKEERIELSPFSTVIHNDDYFSYRHENGLTGRMLATIGLIG; this is translated from the coding sequence ATGAAGCAGGATATAAGTTCAAAACCAAGTTTTCGGAGCCCTATTGTTTTTGGTCCATTCCCGGGTTTAGTAGCCGCAGAAAGCACCCGTCACGGCGGAGTGAGCGTGGCACCTTACCATTCCCTTAACCTGGGAGGGGCTACAAAAGATACGCCCGAAAATGTAACGGAGAATAATAATCGTTTTTTTTCTGCGCTCGGGATTCCGGTATCTTCTGTTGCCAAATCGCATCAGGTGCATGGGACGGCTATCCTCCGGGTAGAGCACCCAGGCCGGTTTGAAGGTTACGACGCACTGATCACCGACAGGAAAAACATCCAGCTGGCAGTAACCATTGCAGACTGTACCCCTGTTCTCATCTACGACCCCGTCCGGAAAGCAATGGCCGCCATCCATGCGGGGTGGAGGGGTACCGTGGGAGAAATCGTAAAAAAAACAGTACTTACCATGCAGCAAACTTATGGATGTGAACCCGCAGATTGTTATGCATACATTGGCACCTGTATTGATGCTTGTTCTTTTGAGGTAGGTGATGAAGTTGCTGAACAATTTGACCCGCTGCACAAAAAACGGAATGATGAAAAAGGCAAGTTTTTCGTCGATCTTAAGGCTGCAAACCGGCAGCAGCTGCTGGATACCGGCCTAAAGGAGGAGAGAATCGAACTATCTCCTTTTTCTACCGTGATCCATAACGACGATTACTTTTCCTACCGTCACGAAAACGGACTGACTGGCCGGATGCTGGCCACCATCGGGCTAATCGGATGA
- a CDS encoding Gfo/Idh/MocA family protein — protein MKGNNVLNRRKFLALSATTGLALSSRFAFAAPFQSDRKLRVGIVGGRFGLGFFFNEHPNCTVEAVSDLLPDRRAALMKTYQCSKSYESLEKLLKDPKIEAVALFTPAPDHARHVIQSLKAGKHVLCAVPAALTIEECHEVHEAVKSTGLTYMMAETSVFRGETITAKKFYQEGKFGTIFSSSAQYYHPGLEVLYFEKDGKPTWRHGLPPMLYPTHVTSFLIAVTGERLTHVTCQGWGDDSPILKGNPYKNPFWNETAFFKTNRGNSFIGEVCWKGALVGCERGEWRGDKMSYYSQYKHNETHIVEATEKKGTDDGGFTVAEPEMQPYKQTAWWKTELLPAPMRHDSGHGGSHSFITHEFIDSIISNREPIVNIREALAYTAPGIIAHESALKNGEYLKIPNFDL, from the coding sequence ATGAAAGGTAACAACGTTCTGAACCGCCGCAAATTCCTTGCCTTATCTGCTACCACCGGCCTTGCCTTGTCATCCCGGTTTGCCTTTGCAGCACCCTTCCAATCTGACAGGAAACTGCGTGTGGGCATCGTCGGAGGAAGGTTCGGATTAGGCTTCTTCTTTAATGAACATCCCAATTGTACCGTGGAAGCGGTGAGTGACCTGCTTCCTGACAGACGGGCCGCACTGATGAAAACCTACCAGTGCTCCAAAAGTTACGAATCGCTGGAAAAGCTCCTGAAAGACCCTAAGATAGAGGCGGTTGCATTATTTACCCCTGCACCCGATCATGCCCGGCATGTGATCCAGTCACTGAAAGCAGGAAAACATGTGTTATGTGCCGTACCAGCGGCATTGACGATAGAAGAATGTCATGAGGTACATGAGGCTGTTAAAAGTACCGGTCTGACTTATATGATGGCCGAAACATCGGTTTTCCGTGGAGAAACCATCACCGCCAAAAAGTTCTATCAGGAAGGAAAGTTCGGTACCATTTTCAGCAGTTCGGCACAATATTATCATCCTGGCCTTGAAGTCCTTTATTTTGAGAAGGATGGTAAGCCTACCTGGCGGCACGGTCTGCCCCCTATGCTGTACCCTACCCATGTGACGTCGTTCCTGATTGCAGTAACCGGCGAGCGGCTGACCCACGTAACCTGCCAGGGCTGGGGCGACGACAGTCCTATACTGAAAGGGAATCCCTATAAAAATCCGTTCTGGAATGAAACCGCTTTTTTCAAAACCAACAGGGGAAATTCGTTCATAGGTGAAGTCTGCTGGAAAGGTGCTCTGGTAGGATGCGAAAGAGGCGAATGGCGCGGCGACAAAATGAGCTATTATAGCCAATATAAGCACAATGAAACGCACATTGTGGAAGCAACAGAAAAAAAAGGTACCGACGACGGAGGTTTCACGGTGGCAGAGCCTGAAATGCAGCCGTACAAACAAACAGCATGGTGGAAAACAGAGCTTCTGCCTGCTCCCATGCGGCACGACAGCGGCCATGGCGGTTCACATAGCTTTATCACCCACGAATTCATCGACTCCATTATCAGCAACCGGGAACCGATCGTAAATATCCGCGAAGCACTTGCCTATACCGCACCGGGGATTATAGCCCATGAGTCGGCATTGAAAAACGGAGAGTACCTAAAAATCCCGAACTTCGACTTATGA
- the mnmA gene encoding tRNA 2-thiouridine(34) synthase MnmA gives MSKHGRILVAMSGGIDSSLAAVMLHEQGYEVIGMTMKTWDYASSGSSKKETGCCSLDSINDARNIAVELGFPHYILDIRNEFGDYVIDHFTGEYLEGRTPNPCVLCNTHIKWDALLRRADRLDCEFIATGHYANMQFNNGRHYVSKGIDTWKDQSYVLWGVSQESLARTKLPLGYLHKSEIREMARQRGFIDLVNKSESYEICFVPDNDYRGFLKRRIPGLEAEVAGGNFVYEDGTVVGKHEGYPFYTVGQRKGLGIALGRPVFVTEIRKDSNEVVLGDLPDLFRDGMHVSKLNLQKYASIEQPLETVTKVRYKHDGTPAVIEQTEPDRIVARFHDGVNGIAPGQAAVFYEGDDVIGGGWIMKSFRQDRGF, from the coding sequence ATGAGCAAACACGGAAGGATCCTCGTCGCCATGAGTGGCGGCATAGACAGCTCGCTCGCAGCTGTTATGTTACATGAACAAGGTTATGAGGTCATTGGAATGACCATGAAGACCTGGGACTATGCCAGCAGCGGAAGCTCCAAAAAAGAAACCGGCTGCTGTTCGCTTGACTCCATAAATGACGCCCGCAACATAGCAGTGGAACTGGGTTTCCCCCATTATATCCTGGATATCCGCAATGAATTCGGAGATTATGTGATCGACCATTTTACCGGAGAATACCTGGAAGGCCGCACGCCCAATCCCTGCGTGCTTTGTAATACACATATCAAATGGGACGCGCTGCTGCGCCGCGCGGACCGGCTGGACTGTGAATTTATTGCCACGGGGCATTATGCTAATATGCAGTTCAACAACGGGCGTCATTACGTTTCAAAGGGTATTGATACCTGGAAAGACCAGAGTTACGTATTGTGGGGCGTTTCGCAGGAAAGTCTGGCACGTACCAAACTTCCATTGGGTTATTTGCATAAGTCCGAGATCAGAGAAATGGCTCGTCAGCGTGGTTTTATTGATCTGGTTAATAAGTCGGAAAGTTATGAGATCTGTTTTGTGCCGGATAACGATTACCGCGGTTTTCTGAAACGCCGGATACCCGGTTTGGAAGCGGAAGTGGCCGGAGGCAATTTTGTATACGAGGATGGTACTGTTGTTGGCAAACACGAGGGGTATCCTTTTTATACCGTCGGTCAGCGAAAAGGCTTAGGTATTGCACTTGGAAGGCCTGTTTTCGTGACTGAAATAAGAAAAGATTCCAATGAGGTGGTATTGGGAGACCTTCCCGATCTTTTCCGGGACGGTATGCACGTGAGCAAGCTGAATCTGCAGAAATATGCTTCCATAGAGCAGCCTCTTGAAACCGTAACAAAGGTACGGTACAAACATGATGGCACTCCGGCAGTGATAGAGCAAACTGAGCCCGACCGAATTGTGGCCCGCTTCCACGATGGTGTTAACGGTATTGCTCCGGGCCAGGCCGCAGTGTTTTATGAAGGCGATGACGTGATAGGAGGTGGATGGATTATGAAGAGTTTCAGGCAGGACAGGGGCTTTTAG
- a CDS encoding FG-GAP repeat domain-containing protein, with the protein MKTIRLNVGVLIFAGFLFFHAAQGQKNSLYNNYQNGVEKLVYNNPGALVDLDVGFKSIPLPMDFDGDGDMDLLMVSTGSYAEVGVFYFENISGNVDNPIFRAGEEVYPERNPIGSDWQDVVPSEVNGAVHVLVPDFTGTNLTMYEDVPQHVFWKKSDLSVNIMECAPNGERSFWKMIDFDGDAVYDLICGTGKSVMFVKNSGTNEKPVYEKPIKITNQSGKSIAKDSYLSLETPFADYDNDGDLDYVAMTEYSNIIYSENRGTKKQYKFGEGDTLRYKGKPIQFVAKSGDTHKLRPVDFNADGFIDIVAGDQEGKVSFLKNTGKIVNGAPEFMPPVFFQQEAKYVDMGAHATPRVFDWDGDGLDDIVSGNNAGFLVFLKNLGGYMPKWDTPKYLEIDGTPIRFLQKEYVPGTEHPQYSYTNVVPGDWDMDGLPDLLVNDHSGNVMWLKNKGSRTKPKLSQPQGLEVNWEGKPLEPKWVPGYRRGNELLAPWRTTPYIMDFDEDGLNDLVMLDYEGYLAVYPRSKKEGKLLLGHPQRNFIFPDGTPIRLNQLEGKSNGRMKIIFADWDGDGLKDLIFSHKPAASWMKNKGTKDGKMILQYMGRVVSRSLMGHDDCPVVSDFNKDGVPDLLVGTETGVLYYWQRPSFDITTTMTTSGKQTPTKHKYFKR; encoded by the coding sequence TTGAAAACAATACGGTTAAACGTTGGAGTATTGATTTTTGCCGGTTTTCTTTTTTTCCATGCTGCGCAAGGGCAAAAAAACAGTTTATACAACAATTACCAGAACGGCGTAGAGAAGCTGGTATACAATAATCCCGGAGCACTGGTTGATCTTGATGTTGGTTTCAAATCGATCCCACTGCCTATGGATTTCGATGGCGACGGCGATATGGATTTGCTGATGGTGTCTACCGGTAGCTATGCAGAGGTGGGTGTTTTTTATTTCGAAAACATCAGTGGAAATGTGGACAATCCAATATTTCGCGCCGGTGAAGAGGTGTATCCCGAACGTAACCCTATTGGCTCCGACTGGCAAGATGTTGTGCCTTCAGAAGTGAATGGAGCTGTACATGTTTTAGTCCCCGATTTCACAGGAACCAACCTCACTATGTATGAAGACGTGCCGCAGCATGTGTTCTGGAAAAAATCGGATTTGTCGGTCAACATCATGGAATGTGCGCCCAATGGGGAACGCAGTTTCTGGAAAATGATCGATTTTGATGGAGACGCTGTTTACGACCTTATCTGCGGAACGGGAAAATCGGTAATGTTTGTTAAAAACAGCGGTACGAACGAAAAACCGGTTTACGAAAAACCAATAAAAATCACGAACCAATCGGGCAAATCAATTGCAAAAGATAGTTATCTCAGTTTAGAAACCCCTTTTGCCGACTATGACAACGACGGTGACCTGGATTATGTAGCAATGACCGAATATTCGAATATCATTTATTCTGAAAACAGGGGCACAAAGAAACAATATAAATTCGGCGAGGGAGATACGTTAAGATACAAAGGCAAACCTATCCAGTTTGTTGCGAAATCGGGAGATACGCATAAACTACGCCCTGTTGATTTCAACGCCGATGGTTTTATTGACATTGTAGCTGGCGACCAGGAAGGCAAAGTTTCCTTCCTGAAAAATACGGGCAAGATCGTAAATGGGGCTCCTGAGTTTATGCCGCCTGTATTTTTTCAGCAGGAAGCAAAGTACGTGGACATGGGCGCTCATGCTACTCCACGTGTTTTCGACTGGGATGGTGACGGTCTCGACGACATCGTAAGCGGGAACAATGCCGGTTTTTTGGTCTTTCTGAAAAATTTGGGCGGATACATGCCCAAATGGGATACCCCGAAATACCTGGAGATCGATGGAACGCCTATCCGATTTCTTCAGAAAGAATATGTACCCGGCACTGAACACCCGCAATACAGCTATACCAATGTGGTACCGGGTGACTGGGACATGGACGGACTACCCGATCTGTTGGTGAACGATCACAGCGGTAATGTAATGTGGCTAAAAAACAAAGGTTCACGTACCAAACCGAAGCTTTCACAGCCGCAAGGGCTCGAAGTGAACTGGGAAGGCAAACCGCTGGAACCCAAATGGGTACCTGGTTACAGGAGGGGTAACGAATTGCTGGCTCCGTGGAGAACAACACCCTATATCATGGATTTTGACGAAGATGGGCTGAATGACTTGGTAATGCTCGATTACGAAGGGTATCTGGCCGTTTACCCGCGTTCGAAAAAAGAGGGGAAATTGCTTCTAGGACACCCGCAACGTAACTTTATTTTCCCTGACGGAACGCCGATCCGACTAAACCAATTGGAAGGCAAAAGTAACGGCCGCATGAAAATTATCTTTGCCGACTGGGACGGCGACGGGCTGAAAGATCTTATTTTCTCCCATAAACCTGCGGCAAGCTGGATGAAAAATAAGGGTACAAAAGACGGGAAAATGATCTTGCAATATATGGGCCGTGTGGTGTCTCGCTCGCTCATGGGGCACGACGATTGTCCCGTGGTTTCCGACTTCAACAAAGACGGTGTTCCCGATTTGCTGGTGGGTACAGAAACGGGCGTGCTCTATTATTGGCAACGCCCATCGTTCGACATAACCACTACCATGACAACTTCGGGGAAACAAACACCGACTAAGCATAAGTATTTCAAAAGGTGA
- the mobA gene encoding molybdenum cofactor guanylyltransferase translates to MVKTEKDIPYISSIIVDTWPEMRVKSDLYGLAVCGGKSSRMGTDKSNLVYYGRAQKYHVADMLATCCSRVFISCNAQQKTSIDADYLTLTDSSEFPDAGPVTALLTAFSIFPGQDFLVIGTDYPLLSIPELQLFMTSIQRKTLAAAFYNPDGFYEPLLAWYSKNCYQELRRLFEKGEYSIQRFLQNSGAEKYRPGFPQIMTSVDTTEDYERMKEFIKSGQSITRSDI, encoded by the coding sequence TTGGTCAAAACCGAAAAAGATATACCTTACATCAGTTCAATAATCGTAGATACCTGGCCTGAAATGCGTGTAAAATCTGATCTGTACGGACTGGCAGTATGCGGCGGCAAAAGCAGCCGCATGGGTACCGACAAAAGTAACCTGGTCTATTACGGGCGGGCTCAGAAATACCATGTAGCCGATATGCTGGCGACTTGCTGCTCCCGGGTATTCATCTCCTGCAATGCACAACAGAAAACCAGCATCGATGCGGACTACCTCACCCTTACGGATTCGTCTGAATTCCCCGATGCCGGACCTGTTACCGCGTTACTTACAGCCTTTAGCATATTCCCCGGCCAGGATTTTTTGGTAATAGGCACAGATTACCCCCTGCTCAGTATACCGGAACTGCAACTTTTTATGACCAGTATCCAAAGAAAAACCCTTGCGGCGGCTTTTTATAATCCGGATGGTTTTTATGAACCCTTGCTGGCATGGTATTCCAAAAATTGCTACCAGGAGCTGAGGAGGCTTTTTGAGAAGGGCGAATATTCCATTCAGCGGTTTTTACAAAATTCCGGCGCCGAGAAGTACAGGCCGGGATTTCCGCAGATAATGACCAGCGTGGATACTACGGAAGATTACGAGCGGATGAAAGAATTTATCAAAAGCGGACAAAGCATAACCCGATCTGACATTTAA